One Mya arenaria isolate MELC-2E11 chromosome 5, ASM2691426v1 genomic window carries:
- the LOC128234829 gene encoding uncharacterized protein LOC128234829, with protein sequence MADEEVTQTEIIMTPSKKGKATHIRIERRKKLDMNGTESDERHHVGGGEHKGLVVNKSSQGNAEEDLGAAHVQLAFNCFMVDMKTQKHLVEGRKLKFWYVDSADYLDQMTTGFEFFKELLKPENFPKDYVGFIRKCMKQMQTSKYNLIRKLNVEIQVLDEGDAPLTPGGSHLSDEHFAFAKVKDSRPVYEIVREKLLTILESAYPNILTVEDLIRIVNVEDATEEMLREQLEELEKRELVKKLENGGYVRHVLGTKTGETEVQVVKQMNVVSASNQPTIAIITANYCEKMAVDAMMENKTTYVKYKVKGESNAYTIGFIGEHKCVSTKLPMIGHDRSAQISSGNTTTRLLGTFQQVEHVFVVGVGGGVPHFTNYFKHLRMGDVLISECDAAGNLYYYCDKVLQEKDGSIVYNTKTFRPKDYFLQEVIKNIKAVRSQRHFAPWEKYMKDGLELLSTQEADYNRPPTETDRLTMMIGEGNIIEMQHPHHPDGIDERHGMPKVFFGAIGAGKRFARDDDLRLDFAAKNGLQTFDSEFDQVLGGILGSVKDSFLFIRGIADYSDGMQKTEWQPYAALVAAAVTKSIIKSFKSPYGSEDEA encoded by the exons TAACCCAGACGG aaatcaTCATGACACCTTCCAAGAAGGGCAAAGCCACTCACATTCGAATTGAGCGAAGGAAGAAGCTTGATATGAATGGCACAGAATCTGATGAGCGCCATCACGTTGGCGGGGGTGAACACAAGGGTCTGGTGGTGAACAAATCTTCCCAAG GCAATGCTGAGGAGGACCTTGGTGCGGCCCATGTACAGCTGGCTTTCAACTGCTTCATGGTAGACATGAAGACCCAGAAACACCTTGTG GAGGGTCGAAAGTTGAAGTTTTGGTACGTGGACTCGGCCGACTATCTTGACCAGATGACCACTGGGTTTGAATTCTTCAAGGAGCTGCTGAAACCAGAAAACTTCCCAAAAG ATTATGTGGGCTTCATCAGAAAATGCATGAAGCAGATGCAGACGTCCAAATACAACCTGATTAGGAAGCTGAATGTTGAAATACAGGTTCTCGATGAAGGGGATGCACCACTTACACCAG GAGGGAGTCATCTTTCTGATGAACATTTCG CGTTTGCGAAAGTTAAAGACTCTCGACCAGTGTACGAGATTGTACGTGAGAAGTTGTTAACAATACTGGAATCAGCTTATCCCAATATTTTGACTGTGGAGGACTTAATCAG GATTGTAAATGTAGAAGATGCTACTGAGGAAATGCTCCGGGAACAGTTGGAAGAGCTTGAGAAAAGGGAACTTGTTAAGAAACTCGAGAATGGTGGATATGTTAGACACGTGCTCGGCACTAAGACTGGCGAG ACAGAGGTGCAAGTTGTGAAACAGATGAACGTAGTCTCAGCCAGCAACCAGCCAACAATCGCCATCATAACTGCTAACTACTGTGAAAAAATGGCTGTGGATGCTATGATGGAGAATAAAACcacatatgttaaatataaggTTAAAG GAGAGTCGAACGCTTACACAATAGGGTTTATTGGCGAGCATAAGTGTGTTTCAACAAAACTGCCCATGATCGGACATGACCGATCAGCCCAGATTTCCTCCGGGAACACAACAACAAGACTGCTAG GTACATTCCAGCAAGTCGAACACGTGTTTGTTGTGGGCGTTGGTGGAGGAGTACctcattttacaaactactttaaACATCTGAGAATGGGAGATGTGCTCATTTCCGAGTGTGACGCTGCTGGAAACCTATATTACTACTGCGACAAAGTCCTACAG GAAAAGGATGGTTCCATTGTTTACAACACGAAGACATTCCGGCCCAAGGATTATTTCCTCCAGGAAgtcataaaaaacatcaaagcCGTAAGGAGTCAGCGTCACTTTGCACCCTGGGAGAAATACATGAAAGACGGGCTGGAACTGCTGTCCACCCAGGAGGCAGATTACAACCGACCCCCGACAGAGACTGACAG GTTGACGATGATGATAGGTGAGGGAAACATAATTGAGATGCAGCATCCACATCATCCTGATGGCATTGATGAGCGTCATGGAATGCCGAAAGTCTTTTTCGGGGCCATCGGGGCTGGTAAACGCTTCGCTCGTGATGATGACCTTCGATTGGATTTTGCAGCAAAGAACGGCCTCCAGACCTTCGATTCCGAGTTTGATCAAGTCTTGGGAGGAATTCTGGGTAGTGTCAAGGACAGCTTCCTGTTCATACGTGGTATTGCTGACTACAGCGATGGGATGCAGAAGACAGAATGGCAGCCATACGCAGCACTCGTTGCCGCAGCAGTTACAAAGTCAATAATTAAATCGTTTAAAAGTCCATACGGATCAGAGGACGAAGCTTAA